One window of the Gordonia westfalica genome contains the following:
- a CDS encoding HNH endonuclease — MALGEPSASQPLLLDQYERLHALLDEISETASTDCSDTDLLKVAMEHERAERRMLTSFAAHIIDIDERSAYRKAGSQTVTNFVTSVLNRSGEANRLLNRVWAIGKFPDMQGEVLEPRFPETAKGVAEGEISGRNVDVIVEVMKKIPVAVDPADREAAEATLAHYASDYDPSSLRQLGTRILAHLDPDGTLTDDRDRARMRGMRLGPQDAQLMSKLTADLDPKTRAMLDVVLAVWAAPGMNNPDDPESPVGDPGSADPDALAAAAERDNRSAAKRNHDAFSALLRYALDSGALGGSHHGLPPHLIVTITESALRERAGAPARTATGTLLPIKDAVELAAESQQYLEVFRDHTSEVLYLGRAKRLASRAQRIAAVGRDGGCTCPRCTRSSFDSELHHVAEWTADDGPTDIDNMTTACGPHNRAVGPGDDQWATTIATDGVDAGRVVWRPPTSHPDQTPKVNHANRTDEVLNRMRADARRRRSGGHGGAESSGRTDTGADPP, encoded by the coding sequence CTTCTTCTCGACCAGTACGAGCGTCTACACGCGCTGCTGGACGAGATCAGTGAGACGGCGTCCACGGACTGTTCCGATACAGACCTGCTCAAGGTCGCGATGGAGCACGAACGCGCCGAGCGTCGCATGCTCACGTCGTTCGCCGCCCACATCATCGATATCGACGAACGCTCCGCATACCGGAAAGCCGGCAGTCAGACCGTCACCAACTTCGTCACCAGCGTGCTCAACCGCAGCGGGGAGGCCAATCGGCTGCTGAACCGCGTGTGGGCGATCGGCAAGTTCCCCGACATGCAGGGCGAGGTGCTCGAGCCGCGATTCCCGGAGACCGCCAAAGGTGTTGCCGAAGGCGAGATCTCGGGGAGGAACGTCGACGTCATCGTCGAGGTGATGAAGAAGATCCCGGTCGCCGTGGACCCGGCCGACCGCGAAGCCGCCGAGGCGACGCTTGCCCACTACGCGAGCGACTACGACCCGTCCTCGCTGCGCCAGCTCGGCACACGCATCCTCGCCCACCTCGACCCCGACGGGACACTGACCGACGACCGCGATCGCGCCCGAATGCGCGGCATGCGCCTCGGTCCGCAGGACGCACAGCTGATGTCCAAGCTGACCGCCGATCTCGACCCGAAGACCCGGGCGATGCTCGACGTCGTACTGGCGGTGTGGGCAGCGCCGGGCATGAACAACCCCGACGACCCGGAGTCACCCGTCGGAGACCCCGGCAGTGCTGATCCCGATGCCCTCGCGGCCGCTGCCGAACGCGACAACCGGTCGGCCGCGAAACGCAACCACGACGCCTTCTCCGCGTTGCTCCGGTACGCGCTCGACAGCGGCGCGCTCGGCGGTTCCCACCACGGGCTGCCACCACACCTCATCGTCACGATCACCGAATCGGCCCTCCGCGAGCGGGCCGGGGCTCCCGCGCGCACCGCAACGGGCACCCTGCTTCCGATCAAGGACGCCGTCGAACTCGCCGCAGAGTCGCAGCAGTACCTCGAGGTGTTCCGCGACCACACCAGCGAGGTCCTCTACCTCGGACGAGCCAAGCGCCTGGCATCCCGGGCCCAGCGGATCGCCGCGGTGGGTCGCGATGGTGGCTGCACGTGTCCTCGCTGCACGCGGTCGTCCTTCGACTCCGAACTGCACCACGTGGCCGAATGGACAGCCGACGACGGCCCCACCGACATCGACAACATGACCACCGCATGCGGACCGCACAACCGTGCGGTCGGCCCCGGCGACGACCAGTGGGCCACCACGATCGCCACCGATGGGGTCGACGCAGGTCGCGTCGTCTGGCGCCCACCGACGTCGCACCCGGATCAGACCCCGAAGGTCAATCACGCCAACCGCACCGACGAGGTCCTCAACCGCATGCGAGCCGACGCCCGACGACGCCGGTCGGGTGGCCACGGGGGAGCCGAATCGTCCGGGCGGACGGATACCGGCGCAGATCCACCCTGA
- the dcd gene encoding dCTP deaminase — MLLSDRDIRSEIADGRLAIDPFDPALVQPSSVDVRLDSLFRVFNNTRYTHIDPAQRQDELTTLVEPTEGEPFVLHPGEFVLGSTLEVCSLPDDLAGRLEGKSSLGRLGLLTHSTAGFIDPGFSGHITLELSNVANLPITLWPGMKIGQLCLIRLSSPAEHPYGSEKVGSKYQGQRGPTPSKAYLNFLKND, encoded by the coding sequence GTGCTGCTCTCCGACCGCGACATCCGCTCCGAGATCGCTGACGGGCGCCTCGCCATCGATCCATTCGATCCTGCGCTCGTCCAGCCCTCCAGCGTCGACGTCCGGCTCGACAGTCTGTTCCGCGTGTTCAACAACACCCGGTACACCCACATCGACCCGGCCCAACGCCAAGACGAACTCACCACCCTCGTCGAACCCACCGAGGGTGAGCCTTTCGTGCTGCACCCGGGTGAATTCGTGCTGGGCTCCACCCTCGAGGTGTGCAGCCTGCCCGACGACCTCGCCGGACGCCTCGAAGGAAAGTCCTCACTCGGCCGCCTCGGTCTCCTGACACACTCGACGGCCGGCTTCATCGACCCCGGCTTCTCCGGCCACATCACGCTGGAACTCTCCAACGTGGCCAACCTGCCGATCACGCTGTGGCCGGGCATGAAGATCGGCCAGCTGTGCCTCATCCGGCTCAGCAGCCCGGCCGAACATCCCTACGGCAGCGAGAAGGTTGGTTCGAAGTACCAGGGGCAGCGCGGACCCACCCCGTCGAAGGCCTACCTGAACTTCCTCAAGAACGACTGA
- a CDS encoding TetR/AcrR family transcriptional regulator, producing the protein MSTAKPRTRTSAAEVRSALLRAGREILERDGEAGLTVRAVAAEAKVAPMGVYNHFDGRDGLLDALVTDGFVEFARAVGATDDDPVDRLQNSGRGYREFAVSNPVLYGLMFSSRCTADLEVAAHAFDVLVDVIRYGQVAGVVMAGDPADLAMQAWSAVHGAVGLELAGTHPPQVDGADNYERVLAFVARGLAPRPAG; encoded by the coding sequence ATGTCCACCGCGAAGCCGCGCACCCGAACGTCAGCCGCCGAAGTCCGGTCCGCCCTCCTGCGCGCCGGTCGCGAGATCCTCGAGCGGGACGGCGAGGCCGGGTTGACCGTGCGAGCGGTGGCGGCCGAGGCGAAGGTCGCGCCGATGGGCGTCTACAACCACTTCGACGGGCGCGACGGACTCCTGGATGCACTGGTCACCGATGGTTTCGTCGAATTCGCACGCGCAGTCGGAGCCACCGACGACGACCCGGTCGACCGGTTGCAGAACTCAGGTCGCGGCTACCGCGAGTTCGCCGTGTCGAACCCTGTCCTCTACGGCCTGATGTTCTCCAGTCGCTGCACAGCGGATCTCGAGGTGGCGGCGCACGCGTTCGACGTACTCGTCGACGTCATCCGGTACGGGCAGGTCGCCGGTGTCGTGATGGCCGGCGATCCGGCCGATCTCGCCATGCAGGCCTGGTCGGCGGTTCACGGCGCAGTCGGCCTGGAACTCGCCGGCACGCATCCACCACAGGTCGACGGCGCGGACAACTACGAGAGGGTGCTGGCGTTCGTCGCGCGGGGCTTGGCGCCGCGCCCCGCCGGCTGA
- a CDS encoding MFS transporter — protein sequence MRTGRMGSRWWALGALSFAELLVMIDNTIVNVALPTLARDLDAGISGLQWIVDAYTLVFAGLLLTGGYLGDRFGHRRMLLTGIAGFMAVSVLAASSQNLGQLIASRGGLGLFAALVFPATLAIITTIFVDAKERAMAVGIWAAVSGIAVAIGPVLGGWLLEHFSWTSVFWVNVPFGLAALIVILAVVPGTRPLAVPRFDSIGVGLSVAGLGLLTYTLIEAPHVGWGEVRTVLGIIAALTILSVFVVTQLRIAHPILDVRLFANRHFATAAGMISVAFFALFGFIFLITQFFQAVKGYGPLAAGVRTLPFAVVMAALSPVAMALSHRFGPRFVAVAGAFLMSGGFALVEISSRASGYWELIVWSMSLMAAGLAFISGPCTQLIMDALRPEQAGAGSAVNDTTREIGGTLGVAVLGSILTSAYVAGIGDRLSGSGLPREVVATAEQSVMAGVEVAGRVPAEMSDPVRAAVQQVFMDGLHNAVWAAVAITAAAGVTAAFLLRGTVAGRHAVPFETHPPQAPDAPQGAVETHPPQAPDAPQGAVETHPPQAPDAPQGAVGTHPPQAPDAPQGAASTGAGDTSQVEREVPAGTA from the coding sequence ATGCGTACAGGACGTATGGGCTCACGCTGGTGGGCGCTCGGCGCCCTCAGCTTTGCCGAACTGCTGGTCATGATCGACAACACGATCGTCAACGTCGCCCTGCCGACGCTGGCCCGCGACCTCGACGCCGGGATCTCCGGGCTGCAATGGATCGTCGACGCCTACACGCTCGTGTTCGCCGGACTGCTCCTGACCGGCGGCTACCTGGGCGACCGATTCGGCCACCGGCGCATGCTCCTGACCGGTATCGCCGGGTTCATGGCGGTGTCGGTCCTCGCGGCGTCGTCGCAGAACCTCGGCCAGCTCATCGCTTCCAGAGGAGGACTGGGACTCTTTGCCGCCCTGGTGTTCCCGGCGACACTGGCCATCATCACGACGATCTTCGTCGACGCCAAGGAGCGGGCGATGGCCGTCGGTATCTGGGCGGCGGTCTCCGGTATCGCCGTCGCCATCGGTCCGGTGCTGGGCGGTTGGCTTCTCGAACACTTCTCGTGGACCTCGGTGTTCTGGGTCAACGTCCCGTTCGGTCTCGCCGCGTTGATCGTGATCCTCGCCGTCGTGCCCGGCACCCGACCACTGGCGGTGCCACGATTCGACTCCATCGGTGTGGGCCTGTCCGTCGCCGGCCTGGGGCTGCTGACATACACGCTGATCGAGGCGCCGCACGTCGGCTGGGGTGAGGTCCGGACGGTGCTCGGAATCATTGCGGCACTGACGATCCTGTCCGTGTTCGTGGTGACGCAGCTGCGTATCGCCCATCCGATCCTGGACGTGCGGTTGTTCGCCAACCGGCACTTCGCCACCGCGGCCGGGATGATCAGCGTGGCGTTCTTCGCGCTGTTCGGGTTCATCTTCCTGATCACCCAGTTCTTCCAGGCGGTCAAGGGATACGGCCCGCTCGCCGCCGGCGTGCGAACCCTGCCGTTCGCCGTGGTGATGGCGGCGCTGTCGCCGGTGGCGATGGCGCTGTCGCACCGGTTCGGGCCCCGCTTCGTCGCCGTGGCCGGCGCCTTCCTGATGTCGGGAGGCTTCGCACTCGTCGAGATCTCCTCGCGCGCTTCGGGTTACTGGGAGCTCATCGTGTGGTCGATGTCGCTGATGGCCGCCGGCCTGGCATTCATCTCGGGCCCGTGCACGCAGCTCATCATGGATGCGCTGCGGCCGGAACAGGCCGGTGCCGGCAGCGCCGTCAACGACACCACCCGCGAGATCGGCGGCACCCTCGGGGTCGCGGTGCTCGGCTCGATCCTGACCTCGGCCTACGTCGCCGGCATCGGGGATCGGCTGTCGGGCAGTGGTTTACCGCGTGAGGTCGTCGCGACCGCGGAACAGTCGGTGATGGCCGGTGTCGAAGTGGCCGGCCGGGTACCCGCCGAGATGAGCGACCCGGTCCGGGCCGCGGTCCAGCAGGTGTTCATGGACGGTCTGCACAACGCGGTGTGGGCCGCGGTGGCGATCACTGCTGCAGCCGGTGTGACAGCGGCGTTCCTGCTGCGCGGCACGGTCGCCGGACGGCACGCGGTGCCCTTCGAGACGCATCCTCCGCAAGCTCCGGATGCTCCTCAGGGGGCAGTCGAGACGCATCCTCCGCAAGCTCCGGATGCTCCTCAGGGGGCAGTCGAGACGCATCCTCCGCAAGCTCCGGATGCTCCTCAGGGGGCAGTGGGGACGCATCCTCCGCAAGCTCCGGATGCTCCTCAGGGGGCGGCAAGCACTGGAGCCGGGGACACCTCACAGGTCGAGCGTGAGGTTCCCGCCGGCACTGCGTGA
- a CDS encoding PDR/VanB family oxidoreductase, which produces MNQRAHPHSTSLTQPPPHLYGRWRRDPILTVGTAFMRVWWPAWRPLSPLRPTPANAGITQVRIVKREVVAHDENVIALTLAAAEGGVLPSWHAGAHIDMLLPSGRMREYSLCGDTADREHYRIAIRRIPDGGGGSIEVHDALNVGDVVSIKGPRNAFPLAVPGHGSPARRLRFIAAGIGITPILPMLAVAERFGLDWSMIYTGRSADSIPFLDEVARFGDRITIRTDDRHGLPTMPELVGPVPGSDADLAVYCCGPVPMLENLRRHLADRADIELHYERFSPPPVENGSPFTVTLASTGEEIPVAADESALAAIRRVMPSVPYSCQQGFCGTCKVRTLSGDIDHRDNILTEPEREAGTILTCVSRSAGGNLTLDL; this is translated from the coding sequence ATGAACCAACGCGCACATCCGCATTCGACGAGCCTCACCCAACCGCCTCCGCATCTCTACGGGCGGTGGCGCCGTGATCCGATCCTCACGGTGGGGACCGCATTCATGCGCGTATGGTGGCCTGCGTGGCGACCGCTGTCCCCGTTGCGGCCCACCCCGGCCAACGCCGGGATCACGCAGGTACGCATCGTGAAGCGCGAGGTCGTCGCACATGACGAGAACGTGATCGCCCTGACGCTGGCCGCTGCCGAGGGCGGGGTGCTGCCGTCCTGGCATGCCGGCGCCCACATCGACATGCTGCTGCCTTCCGGGCGGATGCGGGAGTACTCGTTGTGCGGCGACACCGCCGACCGCGAGCACTACCGCATCGCGATACGTCGCATCCCGGACGGCGGAGGCGGTTCCATCGAGGTCCATGACGCCCTGAACGTCGGCGACGTGGTGTCGATCAAGGGACCGCGCAACGCTTTTCCGTTGGCCGTCCCCGGCCACGGCTCCCCCGCCCGCCGGCTTCGCTTCATCGCCGCGGGAATCGGCATCACGCCGATCCTGCCGATGCTGGCCGTCGCCGAGCGCTTCGGCCTGGACTGGTCGATGATCTACACCGGCCGCTCGGCCGACTCCATCCCGTTCCTCGACGAGGTGGCGAGGTTCGGCGACCGCATCACGATTCGCACCGACGACCGGCACGGACTCCCGACCATGCCGGAGTTGGTCGGTCCGGTCCCCGGGTCCGACGCCGACCTCGCCGTGTACTGCTGCGGACCGGTCCCGATGCTGGAGAACCTCCGCCGCCATCTGGCCGACCGCGCGGACATCGAGTTGCACTACGAGCGCTTCAGCCCGCCGCCGGTCGAGAACGGCTCGCCGTTCACGGTCACGCTGGCGTCCACGGGCGAGGAGATCCCGGTGGCCGCCGACGAGTCGGCACTCGCCGCGATCCGGCGGGTGATGCCCTCGGTCCCCTACTCCTGTCAGCAGGGTTTCTGCGGCACATGCAAGGTCAGGACGTTGTCCGGCGACATCGATCACCGGGACAACATCCTGACCGAGCCCGAACGCGAGGCCGGGACCATTCTGACCTGCGTGTCACGCAGTGCCGGCGGGAACCTCACGCTCGACCTGTGA